One Candidatus Paceibacterota bacterium genomic region harbors:
- a CDS encoding sodium-translocating pyrophosphatase, with translation MSTIVVMAIGASIVSIVYGVILISIIMKKSPGDEKMVSIQQAIEQGAKAYLKRQNTTVLAVGAITAILLWWFISQVTAVAFIVGALASMLAGYVGMTVAVKTNSRVTEEAKKGLSQAFSLAFKGGAVTGFFVVGLALLSVTLLYYITGDIKALVGLGFGASLISVFARLGGGIFTKGADVGADLVGKVEAGIPEDDPRNPAVIADNVGDNVGDDAGMAADLFETYVVSAIAVMILGALKFPDQVMIVEFPLLIGALAIFSSIIGTLFVKISKGIMAAMYKGLAVAMVLQAILFWLLTTPNNLVTLPPELHAFWPLMIGLFVTIAMVLITEYYTSKSFGPVQRIAKASTTGHGTNMISGLAVSMQATALPIIVISLGIYYAYSTAGQDAGLYGIALATMSMLSLSGIIIAIDAFGPITDNAGGIAEMAGLPESVRAITDPLDAVGNTTKAVTKGYAIASAGLAALVLFSAYTQELTNTNTAFDLSDVKVIIGLLIGGMMPFLFGSLAMEAVAKAGGAIVDEVRRQFREIPGIMEYKAKPDYAAAVDIVTKAALKQMILPALIPLVFPLIVGFGLGAQALGGLLVGMIVTGIFVAVSMTSGGAAWDNAKKFIEEGNYGGKKSPAHQAAVTGDTVGDPYKDTAGPAINPMIKVATIVALLIAPFLV, from the coding sequence ATGTCTACTATTGTGGTAATGGCAATCGGGGCGTCAATCGTCTCAATCGTCTATGGGGTGATACTCATCTCTATAATAATGAAGAAGTCGCCTGGCGACGAGAAAATGGTCTCTATCCAGCAGGCTATTGAGCAGGGAGCAAAAGCTTACCTCAAGCGCCAGAACACGACCGTACTCGCCGTCGGTGCTATTACCGCTATTCTGCTTTGGTGGTTCATTAGTCAAGTGACCGCCGTTGCATTCATTGTTGGCGCCTTGGCATCAATGCTTGCGGGATATGTAGGTATGACCGTTGCGGTTAAAACAAACTCGCGTGTGACCGAGGAGGCGAAGAAGGGTCTGTCTCAGGCGTTCTCACTTGCCTTCAAAGGCGGCGCGGTCACAGGATTCTTCGTTGTCGGTCTAGCTCTCCTTTCAGTTACACTTTTATACTATATTACAGGTGACATCAAGGCACTCGTCGGGCTCGGCTTCGGTGCATCGCTCATCTCGGTATTCGCGAGACTTGGTGGCGGAATATTCACCAAAGGTGCTGATGTCGGTGCCGACCTCGTAGGTAAAGTTGAGGCAGGTATACCAGAGGATGATCCCCGTAACCCCGCCGTTATCGCCGACAACGTAGGAGATAATGTTGGCGATGATGCGGGCATGGCCGCAGACCTCTTCGAGACGTACGTCGTATCAGCAATTGCCGTAATGATTCTCGGTGCGCTCAAATTCCCGGACCAGGTGATGATTGTCGAGTTCCCACTGCTCATTGGTGCACTCGCGATTTTCTCCAGTATTATCGGGACACTGTTCGTTAAAATTTCCAAGGGTATCATGGCCGCAATGTATAAGGGCCTCGCCGTTGCAATGGTATTGCAGGCGATACTCTTTTGGCTACTTACGACTCCCAACAATCTCGTCACACTCCCACCGGAGCTCCACGCCTTCTGGCCGCTCATGATCGGCCTCTTCGTAACGATTGCTATGGTTCTCATCACAGAATACTACACCTCCAAATCATTCGGCCCCGTACAGCGCATTGCTAAGGCTTCCACGACAGGCCACGGCACCAACATGATCTCCGGCCTCGCAGTTTCGATGCAGGCGACCGCCCTTCCGATTATTGTCATCTCTCTCGGTATCTATTACGCATATTCGACAGCCGGTCAGGATGCGGGTCTCTACGGCATTGCACTTGCCACAATGAGCATGCTTTCACTTTCTGGTATTATTATCGCGATCGACGCATTCGGGCCTATTACCGACAACGCCGGTGGTATTGCCGAGATGGCAGGCTTACCGGAATCGGTCCGCGCTATTACAGATCCATTGGATGCCGTCGGTAACACGACCAAGGCGGTCACGAAGGGTTACGCTATTGCATCGGCAGGTCTCGCCGCCCTCGTGCTCTTCTCGGCCTATACACAGGAATTAACTAACACCAACACCGCGTTTGACCTTAGTGACGTCAAAGTCATTATCGGTTTACTGATCGGCGGCATGATGCCATTCCTCTTTGGCTCGCTCGCGATGGAGGCAGTGGCCAAGGCGGGCGGTGCTATCGTGGATGAGGTTCGCCGTCAGTTCCGCGAGATCCCGGGCATCATGGAGTACAAGGCCAAGCCAGATTATGCCGCGGCAGTTGATATTGTGACTAAGGCGGCACTGAAGCAGATGATTTTGCCAGCTCTAATTCCGCTCGTCTTCCCGCTTATTGTCGGCTTCGGCCTCGGTGCGCAGGCGCTTGGTGGACTCCTCGTCGGCATGATTGTCACAGGAATCTTCGTGGCAGTCTCGATGACATCGGGTGGTGCCGCGTGGGACAATGCCAAGAAATTTATCGAAGAGGGTAACTACGGCGGCAAAAAGTCGCCTGCCCACCAAGCAGCCGTAACTGGTGATACTGTCGGTGACCCGTACAAGGACACTGCCGGCCCGGCCATCAACCCGATGATCAAAGTTGCGACTATTGTTGCACTCTTGATTGCTCCATTTCTGGTATAA
- a CDS encoding NUDIX hydrolase, which yields MHRELQVGVKILLKNKSGRYLLIRRNPKKYPEIGPKWDIVGGRIKPGTGLVPNLKREVKEETGLILKCKPTLVAAQDILRIPERHVVRLTYQGTIVGTPKIDSESLEYKWFTKEEIFKLSQKEIDIYFKELIRLKLIDW from the coding sequence ATGCACAGAGAACTGCAAGTCGGTGTTAAAATTCTGCTAAAAAACAAATCAGGAAGGTATCTGCTTATTCGCCGTAACCCGAAAAAGTATCCGGAAATCGGTCCAAAGTGGGACATTGTTGGTGGCAGGATCAAACCCGGGACAGGCTTAGTGCCAAATTTAAAAAGAGAGGTCAAAGAAGAAACCGGTTTGATTCTAAAATGCAAACCCACGCTTGTTGCCGCGCAAGATATCTTGCGCATTCCGGAACGCCATGTTGTCAGACTTACCTATCAGGGTACAATCGTCGGCACACCAAAAATAGATTCAGAGAGCTTAGAATACAAATGGTTTACAAAAGAGGAGATATTCAAACTCTCGCAAAAAGAGATTGATATTTATTTCAAAGAACTAATTAGGCTCAAGCTTATAGATTGGTAG
- a CDS encoding redox-regulated ATPase YchF produces the protein MLSIGIVGLPNVGKSTLFNALTKKSVPAENYPFCTIDPSVGIVEVPDDRLWQLSKLSNSKKTIPAAIEFVDIAGLVKGASKGEGLGNAFLSHIREVDAIAQVVRTFEDSNIIHVSGKVSPYDDIEVIEMELILADMDVVEKRLQSNERDFKRGDKEAVLLKELLLKIKEKLEAGKPAREIIPSEFEKSLYKQLNLLSAKPILYVLNTSEASENKDIELPGTVIKIDPIFEKGLDDLIKKSYELLGLITYFTTGEDESRAWTIKKGSTAPEAGTAIHNDFKDKFIRAEVVSWKDLLENNGYAQAREKGLVKTEGKDYIVKDGDVIEFKI, from the coding sequence ATGCTCTCGATAGGTATTGTTGGGTTACCAAATGTGGGAAAGTCCACATTATTTAATGCACTGACGAAGAAGTCGGTGCCGGCGGAGAATTATCCTTTCTGCACTATTGATCCGTCTGTCGGAATTGTCGAAGTGCCGGATGACAGACTCTGGCAACTTTCTAAACTCTCTAATTCGAAGAAAACAATCCCTGCAGCTATCGAGTTCGTTGATATTGCGGGATTGGTAAAAGGCGCTTCGAAGGGCGAGGGGCTCGGTAATGCATTCTTGTCGCACATACGCGAGGTGGACGCCATTGCGCAGGTCGTCCGCACTTTTGAAGACTCTAACATCATTCACGTCTCGGGTAAGGTTTCGCCTTACGATGATATCGAAGTCATCGAGATGGAGCTTATCTTGGCTGATATGGATGTGGTAGAGAAGCGCCTACAAAGCAATGAACGCGACTTTAAGCGCGGAGACAAAGAGGCTGTATTGCTTAAAGAATTATTACTGAAAATAAAAGAGAAGCTAGAGGCGGGTAAACCAGCGCGCGAAATCATTCCTAGTGAATTCGAGAAGTCTTTATATAAACAGCTTAATTTACTTTCTGCTAAGCCTATATTATATGTACTCAACACGTCTGAAGCGAGCGAGAATAAAGATATAGAGTTACCGGGGACAGTCATTAAGATAGACCCGATATTTGAGAAAGGGTTAGATGACTTGATTAAGAAGAGCTATGAGCTTCTGGGGTTAATTACTTATTTTACAACAGGCGAAGATGAGTCGCGGGCATGGACAATCAAGAAAGGCTCAACGGCGCCGGAAGCGGGGACTGCAATACATAATGACTTTAAAGATAAATTTATCCGAGCAGAAGTCGTCTCTTGGAAAGATTTGCTAGAAAATAATGGTTACGCCCAAGCCAGAGAAAAAGGTCTAGTAAAAACCGAAGGCAAAGACTACATAGTCAAAGACGGCGACGTAATCGAGTTTAAAATTTAA
- a CDS encoding glyceraldehyde 3-phosphate dehydrogenase NAD-binding domain-containing protein, which yields MPKKKVAINGFGRIGRLFFRQAFGRPEFDIIAINDLGSVANLAYLLKHDSVYGKYHHDIIVDEANRTFTIAGKTIQFLNEKDPAMLPWGKLGIDLAIESTGFFESFEKAEGHINAGAKRAIITAPAKDAEGTSGGATVLMGVNDGKLKTCAISSNASCTTNSASPVMQILQEGLGIKKAILSTVHGITNTQSTNDAPVRDGTDYRRGRAAGHNIVPSTTGAAIAVTRAIPALEKKFDGLAFRVPVITGSLADITFISSRQTTVDEVNNIFKKAEADPRWHGIMKTTTEQLVSSDIIGEPYGAIVDLNFTKVVDGDLVKVLSWYDNEWGYVATLLMHSVKALA from the coding sequence ATGCCAAAGAAAAAAGTTGCCATTAATGGTTTTGGGAGAATTGGGAGACTGTTCTTCCGCCAAGCTTTCGGCCGGCCGGAGTTTGATATTATCGCTATTAACGATCTTGGCAGTGTCGCTAATCTTGCTTACTTACTGAAGCACGATTCTGTCTATGGCAAATATCATCATGACATTATAGTAGACGAAGCCAATCGCACCTTTACTATCGCCGGTAAAACTATCCAGTTTTTGAATGAGAAAGATCCGGCAATGTTGCCTTGGGGCAAGTTGGGGATTGACCTCGCTATCGAGTCTACCGGATTTTTCGAATCCTTCGAGAAGGCAGAGGGACATATCAACGCCGGCGCCAAACGCGCGATAATCACTGCACCGGCGAAGGATGCTGAGGGCACAAGCGGCGGTGCCACCGTGCTTATGGGTGTGAATGACGGTAAGTTAAAGACCTGCGCAATATCCTCTAATGCTTCATGCACCACTAATTCCGCTTCGCCGGTCATGCAGATTTTACAAGAAGGGTTGGGTATTAAGAAAGCGATATTGAGCACTGTTCACGGTATTACCAACACCCAGAGCACGAACGACGCTCCGGTACGGGATGGCACGGACTATCGCAGAGGTCGTGCAGCCGGGCACAACATTGTGCCGTCAACGACCGGCGCCGCTATCGCCGTTACCCGCGCAATTCCCGCATTAGAAAAGAAGTTTGACGGCTTGGCCTTCCGTGTGCCAGTCATTACCGGTTCTCTTGCAGATATTACTTTTATATCTTCGCGCCAAACGACAGTCGATGAGGTTAATAATATATTCAAGAAAGCCGAGGCCGACCCACGCTGGCATGGGATTATGAAGACGACGACAGAACAGCTTGTCTCATCAGACATTATCGGTGAACCGTATGGTGCAATTGTAGATCTGAACTTCACAAAAGTCGTAGACGGTGACCTGGTCAAAGTGCTTTCTTGGTACGACAACGAGTGGGGTTATGTCGCCACACTCCTAATGCATAGCGTGAAGGCGCTTGCATAA
- a CDS encoding class I tRNA ligase family protein: MKSYDHKAIETKWQAVWEKDGSFTATEDINKKKFYALVEFPYPSGDGLHTGHARSYTAMDVICRKRRREGYSVLYPIGWDAFGLPTENYAIKTGRQPADITKENTDTFRRQLKALGYSFDWNREIDTSDPKYYKWTQWIFLQLLKNGLAYRGKATVNWCPKDKITLANEEAVGGVCDRCGGPTETREKEQWMLAITKYAGRLYDDLDQTDYLPKIITQQRNWIGKSEGHNIKFKVESEKLKVDTYIEVFTTRIDTIFGVTYIVLAPEHALLQTLELSNDVKEYVERAKNKQDMERTADDKEKTGVELKGIKAINPANNEEIPVWVADYVLGHYGTGAVMAVPAHDDRDNAFAKKYSLPSKPEAPFATKEQAVSFGATEKTTFKLRDWVFSRQRYWGEPIPVVHCLICGIVPLDESELPLTLPIVEKYQPTDTGESPLAAIDDWVNTICPHCGGPAKRETDTMPNWAGSSWYYLAYVMQGISNFEFPISNYADAFKYWTPVDWYNGGMEHATLHLLYSRFWHKFLFDIKAVPTSEPYIKRTAQGMILSHGGIKMSKSKGNVISPDEFVQKFGADTLRLYELFMGPFDQAIAWNTDSLVGVYRFIERVVNLSEKVSKEAPIGDIEILLNQTIKKVSEDIEEMKFNTAISSLMILVNELAKEAKISTDSYGVLLQLLSPFAPHVTEELWGGLGHSTSIHAVSWPIFDTAKLQADTVELVIQIGGKVRGRLNVKRGISEKEAINMVYSDESIKKWLVEGQPRKTVFVPDRLLNIVL; the protein is encoded by the coding sequence ATGAAATCGTACGACCACAAGGCAATAGAGACTAAATGGCAGGCAGTATGGGAGAAGGACGGTTCATTTACTGCGACTGAAGATATAAATAAAAAAAAGTTTTACGCATTGGTTGAATTCCCGTATCCGTCAGGCGATGGATTACACACGGGTCACGCACGGAGCTACACAGCGATGGATGTCATCTGCCGGAAGCGACGGAGAGAAGGTTACTCCGTTCTTTATCCGATTGGTTGGGATGCCTTCGGCTTACCGACAGAAAATTACGCGATTAAGACTGGCAGGCAACCGGCGGATATTACGAAAGAAAATACAGATACATTTCGGAGGCAACTCAAGGCTCTTGGATATTCGTTTGATTGGAATAGAGAGATCGATACTTCGGATCCTAAGTATTACAAATGGACGCAGTGGATATTCTTACAACTCTTAAAGAACGGTCTGGCCTACAGAGGCAAGGCGACTGTTAATTGGTGCCCAAAGGATAAAATTACCTTGGCGAATGAAGAGGCTGTGGGTGGCGTCTGCGACAGATGTGGCGGACCGACAGAGACGCGCGAAAAGGAGCAATGGATGCTTGCGATAACAAAATACGCCGGCAGGCTTTATGACGACCTTGATCAGACAGACTATCTGCCAAAAATCATTACCCAACAGCGCAATTGGATAGGGAAGAGCGAAGGGCACAATATCAAGTTTAAAGTTGAAAGTGAAAAGTTGAAAGTTGATACCTATATAGAGGTTTTCACTACGCGCATTGATACTATATTCGGTGTTACTTACATTGTGCTGGCGCCGGAGCACGCTCTTCTGCAAACACTTGAACTTTCCAACGATGTTAAAGAATATGTAGAGCGAGCTAAGAATAAGCAGGATATGGAGCGTACTGCGGATGATAAAGAAAAGACCGGAGTGGAGCTTAAAGGGATAAAAGCAATTAACCCAGCAAATAACGAGGAAATTCCTGTCTGGGTCGCAGATTACGTGCTCGGCCACTACGGCACGGGCGCAGTTATGGCCGTGCCAGCGCACGACGACCGCGATAATGCATTTGCCAAGAAATATTCTCTGCCTTCAAAACCCGAGGCTCCATTCGCGACAAAGGAACAAGCGGTCTCGTTCGGCGCGACAGAAAAGACCACTTTTAAATTACGCGATTGGGTCTTCTCGCGCCAACGTTATTGGGGTGAGCCCATACCTGTCGTGCACTGTTTGATTTGCGGGATAGTGCCCCTGGATGAATCGGAATTGCCCCTTACTCTGCCCATCGTAGAAAAATATCAGCCCACAGACACGGGCGAGTCGCCACTCGCGGCCATAGACGACTGGGTCAATACTATCTGCCCGCATTGCGGGGGTCCGGCCAAGCGCGAGACCGATACGATGCCTAATTGGGCTGGCTCAAGCTGGTACTACCTTGCATATGTGATGCAAGGAATTTCTAATTTCGAATTTCCAATTTCTAATTATGCAGACGCCTTCAAATACTGGACGCCGGTGGATTGGTACAACGGCGGCATGGAGCATGCGACCCTGCATCTCCTGTATTCTCGCTTCTGGCATAAATTTCTATTTGATATAAAAGCGGTGCCGACGAGTGAGCCGTATATAAAGAGAACGGCACAAGGGATGATACTGTCCCATGGCGGGATAAAGATGTCTAAGTCTAAGGGTAATGTCATAAGCCCGGACGAATTTGTGCAGAAATTCGGCGCGGACACTCTCCGGCTTTATGAATTATTCATGGGTCCATTCGATCAAGCGATTGCATGGAATACGGATAGCTTGGTTGGAGTATACAGATTCATTGAGAGGGTAGTAAATTTAAGCGAGAAAGTTTCTAAAGAAGCACCTATTGGCGACATCGAAATTCTTCTTAATCAGACTATAAAAAAGGTCAGTGAAGATATTGAAGAAATGAAGTTTAACACCGCGATAAGCAGTCTCATGATATTGGTTAATGAACTTGCAAAAGAGGCGAAAATTTCTACAGATTCTTACGGAGTTCTGCTCCAACTCCTCTCGCCTTTTGCGCCTCATGTGACAGAAGAACTCTGGGGGGGGCTAGGCCATTCAACATCTATTCACGCAGTATCGTGGCCTATTTTCGATACTGCAAAATTACAAGCTGATACAGTAGAATTGGTCATCCAGATAGGCGGCAAGGTGCGCGGACGATTGAATGTGAAGAGAGGAATTAGCGAAAAGGAGGCTATAAATATGGTGTATTCTGACGAATCGATAAAGAAGTGGCTGGTAGAAGGACAGCCCAGGAAGACTGTGTTTGTACCGGACAGATTGTTGAATATCGTGCTCTAA
- the mnmA gene encoding tRNA 2-thiouridine(34) synthase MnmA yields the protein MNIKKVYVGMSGGVDSSVSSYLLQKEGYEVTGVFIKTWSPDWMPCTWREERLDALRVAVHLGIPLITIDGEKEYKEKVADYMISEYKAGRTPNPDFFCNNFIKFGLFYDYAIANGADYVATGHYARIVESTKLPCLPAGRKVESEHVLCTAKDSGKDQSYFVAGIKKGQLSKILFPIGDLLKSKVREIARKAKLPVAEKKDSQGLCFLGPVNIEDFLSHYIPTKQGDVLDESGKVIGEHNGAEFITLGQRHGFKITDSGLAGRTFYINSKNLSDNTITVSEQQTGVRRNLTLSQTNWFIEPEEGREYACQCRYHQKALRCKVSGNNVELLDTPADPPTPGQICVIYDGKKIIGSGVIS from the coding sequence ATGAATATCAAAAAAGTGTACGTGGGCATGTCCGGAGGGGTGGACTCGAGTGTCTCCTCATATCTTTTACAAAAGGAAGGTTACGAAGTGACCGGAGTTTTCATTAAAACCTGGTCGCCGGATTGGATGCCGTGCACATGGAGGGAGGAGAGGCTGGACGCCCTGCGCGTCGCCGTCCATCTGGGCATTCCGCTCATAACAATAGACGGCGAGAAGGAGTATAAAGAAAAAGTCGCTGATTATATGATTAGCGAATATAAGGCCGGTCGCACGCCGAATCCGGACTTTTTTTGCAATAATTTTATAAAGTTCGGATTATTTTATGATTACGCGATAGCAAACGGCGCCGATTACGTCGCCACCGGCCATTATGCCAGAATAGTTGAAAGTACAAAGTTGCCGTGCCTGCCGGCAGGCAGGAAAGTTGAAAGTGAACACGTACTTTGCACGGCAAAGGATTCTGGCAAGGATCAATCCTACTTTGTCGCTGGAATAAAAAAGGGGCAACTATCTAAAATTTTATTTCCGATAGGCGATTTATTAAAATCAAAAGTGCGCGAGATTGCGAGAAAAGCAAAGTTACCGGTGGCAGAAAAGAAAGATAGTCAGGGCCTGTGCTTCTTGGGTCCGGTGAATATAGAAGATTTTCTCTCGCATTATATTCCAACTAAACAAGGCGACGTGTTAGATGAATCTGGAAAAGTAATAGGCGAGCACAACGGCGCGGAATTTATAACACTAGGCCAACGCCATGGCTTCAAAATCACCGACTCGGGCCTTGCGGGTAGAACATTCTATATTAATTCAAAAAACTTGAGCGATAACACTATTACCGTTTCCGAACAACAAACAGGGGTAAGGCGAAACCTTACCCTGTCACAAACGAATTGGTTTATAGAGCCCGAAGAAGGTAGAGAATACGCCTGCCAATGCCGATATCATCAGAAGGCATTACGTTGCAAAGTATCGGGTAATAATGTAGAACTTCTTGATACACCTGCCGATCCACCGACTCCGGGCCAAATTTGCGTGATATACGATGGCAAAAAAATAATTGGCAGTGGCGTAATATCATAA
- a CDS encoding alanine--tRNA ligase — protein MTSKEIRRKYLEFFRTRGHAVIPSAPLIPENDPTTLFTSSGMQPLVPYLLGQEHPEGVRLVNSQKCFRAEDIEEAGDNRHTTFFEMLGNWSLGDYGREEQLPWFFDFLTKEVGIPAERISVTCFEGDETLGLPRDTVAADIWKQLGIPEDRIHFYPAKKNWWSRSGTPDKMPVGEPGGPDSEVFYDFGKPHDTKFGETCHPNCDCGRFVEIGNSVFMEYKRGANGFEKLPRPNIDFGGGLERIAAASIDSPDIFQTDLFTKTIESIEKSSGKKYSEYAYPMRIIADHLRGVCFMAGAGIIPSNTEQGYIMRRLLRRAIRYADSIELAEGRLTTFVEETLAPFIGVYDDVIAKKEEIELLVRDEEAKFRLTLERGMKHFKSLAGSEISGQDTFILFTTYGFPIEITEELAKEQGKTVDRIGYELAMKAHQDLSRSGALQKFKGGLADQSEKTIQYHTAHHILLKALQKVLGSDVHQRGSNITGERLRIDFSYGTKMTPEQKLEVEKIVNEQIRTNITVNHKMMAREVAEKLGAEHEFGAKYPDMVSVYTIGDSIEFCGGPHVSNTSEIAGTFRIMKEEAVAAGIRRIKAVLY, from the coding sequence ATGACGTCAAAAGAAATACGGCGGAAATATCTGGAATTCTTTAGGACTCGCGGGCATGCCGTGATTCCTTCGGCGCCTTTGATTCCGGAGAATGACCCGACCACTTTATTTACAAGCTCCGGCATGCAACCTCTGGTGCCTTATCTGCTAGGCCAGGAACATCCTGAAGGCGTGCGACTTGTTAACTCGCAGAAATGCTTCCGCGCAGAAGATATCGAAGAGGCTGGCGATAATCGCCATACGACCTTTTTTGAAATGCTCGGGAATTGGTCTCTGGGTGATTATGGCCGAGAGGAACAGCTTCCTTGGTTTTTTGATTTCTTGACGAAAGAAGTAGGTATACCGGCCGAGCGCATTTCTGTGACCTGCTTCGAAGGCGACGAAACGCTGGGCCTTCCGCGGGACACTGTAGCGGCAGATATTTGGAAACAGCTCGGCATCCCGGAGGATCGTATTCACTTCTATCCCGCGAAGAAAAATTGGTGGAGCAGATCAGGTACTCCTGACAAGATGCCCGTGGGTGAGCCTGGCGGACCAGATTCTGAAGTATTCTATGACTTCGGTAAGCCCCACGATACTAAATTTGGCGAGACATGCCACCCCAACTGCGACTGTGGGAGATTTGTCGAGATAGGGAATTCTGTATTCATGGAATACAAGCGAGGCGCGAACGGTTTTGAAAAACTACCTAGACCGAACATAGACTTTGGCGGGGGGCTTGAGCGTATCGCAGCGGCCTCGATAGATTCGCCCGATATTTTCCAAACAGACTTGTTTACCAAGACTATCGAGTCTATCGAAAAATCAAGTGGGAAGAAGTATTCTGAATACGCTTATCCAATGCGTATTATCGCTGATCATTTGCGCGGAGTTTGTTTTATGGCCGGTGCCGGCATCATTCCTTCCAATACAGAGCAAGGGTATATTATGCGGCGTCTGCTTAGACGCGCGATTCGTTATGCCGACAGTATTGAACTGGCCGAGGGAAGATTAACAACGTTCGTCGAGGAAACTCTTGCGCCGTTCATCGGCGTATATGACGATGTTATCGCAAAGAAAGAAGAAATTGAGCTTCTGGTGCGAGATGAGGAGGCAAAGTTCAGGCTAACGCTGGAACGCGGGATGAAGCACTTCAAGAGCTTGGCTGGGAGCGAAATATCAGGTCAAGACACATTTATATTATTCACTACCTACGGATTCCCGATCGAGATAACAGAAGAACTGGCGAAGGAACAAGGCAAGACAGTCGACCGCATAGGTTACGAGCTGGCGATGAAGGCGCATCAGGATCTTTCGCGTTCCGGCGCCCTACAAAAATTTAAGGGTGGTTTGGCAGACCAATCAGAGAAGACCATTCAATATCACACAGCCCACCATATTCTGCTTAAGGCGTTACAGAAGGTGCTTGGTTCGGACGTTCATCAGCGAGGCTCCAATATCACAGGCGAACGTTTGCGCATCGATTTTTCTTACGGAACCAAGATGACGCCGGAACAAAAGTTGGAAGTCGAGAAAATCGTAAATGAACAGATTCGAACGAATATCACCGTCAATCATAAAATGATGGCACGAGAGGTCGCGGAGAAACTCGGCGCAGAACACGAATTCGGAGCGAAGTATCCCGATATGGTTTCTGTCTACACGATAGGAGATTCTATCGAGTTCTGTGGCGGACCTCACGTCTCCAACACTTCCGAAATAGCCGGAACATTCAGGATTATGAAAGAAGAAGCGGTCGCCGCCGGTATACGAAGAATAAAAGCAGTGTTATACTAG
- a CDS encoding sigma factor-like helix-turn-helix DNA-binding protein codes for MISAKISFDSKKVVQTLLGVLPTRAKDIIKKRYGLGNDPKKMTLEAIGTEYGITRERVRQIENFSLHHIRKSKVFEEIDHVFVELKDLMKKYGGIVQEKDFFAHLSADKKVQNHINFFLTLGEEFKRIKEDDDFHHRWSVDPVAEESVHKALNALHKKLSEHDLVSETEITLKFLEEIHATDKEFQDGETVMRWLKLSKRIGRNSLGEWGIAKSPNIKTRGIRDFAYLVIRKNGSPMHFTEVANQINKVFGKKAHVATCHNELIKDNRFVLVGRGLYALKEWGYSKGTVKDIIKTIIEKHGPQTKEDIVKRVMRERYVKENTIMVNLQSSRLFGRDNDGRYVVL; via the coding sequence ATGATTTCTGCCAAAATCTCGTTCGATTCAAAGAAAGTCGTTCAAACACTCTTGGGAGTGTTGCCGACACGCGCCAAGGACATCATCAAGAAGCGCTATGGTCTCGGCAATGACCCGAAGAAAATGACACTGGAGGCTATCGGCACAGAGTACGGTATCACTCGCGAACGCGTCCGTCAGATCGAGAATTTTTCATTACATCATATTCGCAAATCAAAAGTATTCGAGGAGATCGACCATGTCTTCGTTGAGCTGAAGGACTTAATGAAAAAGTATGGGGGCATCGTGCAGGAGAAGGATTTTTTCGCCCATCTCTCGGCCGATAAAAAAGTACAAAATCATATAAATTTCTTCTTAACACTAGGAGAAGAATTCAAAAGAATAAAAGAAGATGACGACTTCCATCATCGCTGGAGCGTAGACCCGGTCGCAGAGGAATCTGTTCACAAAGCACTAAATGCTCTTCACAAAAAGCTTTCTGAACACGATCTCGTTTCCGAGACGGAGATAACTCTTAAATTCCTGGAGGAGATACATGCAACGGATAAAGAATTCCAGGACGGAGAAACTGTTATGCGCTGGCTCAAGCTTAGTAAGCGTATCGGGCGCAACTCGCTCGGCGAATGGGGTATTGCCAAGTCGCCCAACATCAAGACCCGCGGCATCCGCGACTTCGCATATTTGGTTATCCGCAAGAACGGTTCTCCTATGCATTTTACAGAGGTTGCGAATCAGATTAATAAAGTCTTCGGCAAGAAGGCCCATGTTGCCACCTGCCACAACGAACTCATTAAGGACAACCGCTTCGTGCTCGTCGGCCGTGGTCTCTATGCGCTCAAAGAGTGGGGCTACTCGAAGGGGACGGTTAAAGATATCATTAAAACTATCATTGAGAAGCATGGTCCGCAGACCAAAGAGGACATAGTGAAGCGAGTCATGCGCGAACGTTACGTCAAGGAGAACACCATCATGGTCAATCTCCAGAGTTCCAGACTCTTCGGCCGGGACAACGACGGCAGGTACGTCGTATTATAG